In Atribacterota bacterium, a genomic segment contains:
- the rho gene encoding transcription termination factor Rho: MELNELKEMKISELCKIANEYEINNCTRMKKTDLIFNILKAQTEKQGYMFSEGILDIMKEGFGFLRTGGYLPGPNDVYISPSQIKRFNLSNGDLVSGQVRYPKEGERYFALLKVEAVNHEDPELSKERIDFENLTPLFPMERFKLETKPYELSARVIDLFSPIGKGQRGLIVSPPKAGKTILLEKIANGIIANHPETILMILLIDERPEEVTNMRRSVEKAEVISSTFDQPINNHIKVAEIVLERAKRLVELKHDVVILLDSVTRLARAYNLNIPTSGKTLSGGLDSTALYFPKRFFGAARNLEEGGSLTILATALVETGSRMDDVIFEEFKGTGNMELRLDREISDNRIFPAIDIKRSGTRKEELLLEADELSKVWLMRRALSSQNTTDAISLLLNRLKKTKNNHDFLNAIKDENH, translated from the coding sequence TTGGAATTAAATGAATTAAAAGAAATGAAAATAAGTGAACTGTGCAAGATTGCTAATGAGTATGAAATCAATAATTGTACTCGAATGAAAAAGACAGATTTAATTTTTAATATCTTAAAAGCACAAACTGAGAAACAGGGTTATATGTTTTCTGAAGGCATTCTGGATATTATGAAAGAAGGATTTGGATTTTTAAGAACTGGTGGCTACCTACCTGGTCCCAATGACGTCTATATTTCACCATCACAAATAAAGAGATTTAACTTAAGTAATGGAGATCTTGTTTCTGGTCAGGTTCGTTATCCCAAAGAAGGTGAAAGATACTTTGCCTTACTCAAGGTGGAAGCAGTTAATCATGAAGACCCGGAATTGTCCAAAGAACGTATTGATTTCGAGAATCTAACGCCACTTTTTCCCATGGAAAGATTTAAGTTAGAAACCAAACCATACGAATTGTCTGCTAGAGTAATCGATCTTTTTTCACCTATTGGCAAAGGACAGAGAGGTTTAATCGTATCTCCTCCCAAAGCAGGGAAAACAATACTTCTGGAAAAGATTGCCAATGGTATCATTGCTAATCATCCTGAAACTATTCTTATGATATTATTGATTGATGAGAGGCCAGAAGAAGTTACCAATATGAGGCGGTCAGTGGAAAAGGCAGAAGTTATTAGCTCTACCTTTGATCAACCTATTAACAATCATATTAAGGTAGCAGAAATTGTTTTAGAAAGAGCCAAAAGATTAGTAGAACTAAAACATGATGTGGTAATTCTGCTGGATAGTGTAACCAGATTGGCCAGAGCATATAACTTGAATATTCCCACCAGTGGCAAAACCTTATCAGGTGGATTAGATTCAACAGCCCTCTATTTTCCCAAGCGATTTTTTGGAGCTGCTAGAAATTTAGAAGAGGGAGGCAGTCTGACCATTCTAGCCACAGCTTTGGTTGAAACCGGCAGTCGCATGGATGATGTAATTTTTGAAGAGTTTAAAGGTACTGGCAACATGGAGTTACGCTTAGACCGGGAAATTTCTGATAATAGGATATTCCCTGCCATTGATATTAAGCGTTCTGGAACCAGGAAAGAGGAGTTATTATTGGAAGCAGATGAGTTAAGCAAAGTCTGGTTAATGAGAAGGGCTTTATCCAGTCAGAATACCACTGATGCCATTAGCTTACTGTTAAATAGACTAAAGAAGACCAAAAACAATCATGATTTTCTAAATGCTATTAAGGATGAAAATCATTAG
- the rpmE gene encoding 50S ribosomal protein L31, giving the protein MKKGIHPKYGKAKVICACGNSFETQSTKELIRVEVCSACHPFFTGEQKIFDSAGRVEKFNRRYNLEQELGKSKKNQEIKEE; this is encoded by the coding sequence ATGAAAAAAGGAATTCATCCTAAATATGGAAAAGCTAAAGTAATCTGTGCCTGTGGAAATAGTTTTGAAACTCAATCTACAAAAGAGTTAATAAGGGTAGAGGTATGTTCTGCCTGCCATCCTTTCTTTACCGGGGAACAGAAGATCTTTGATTCTGCTGGTAGAGTCGAGAAGTTTAATAGGAGATATAATTTGGAACAGGAATTAGGGAAAAGCAAGAAAAACCAGGAAATAAAAGAGGAATAA
- a CDS encoding NTP transferase domain-containing protein, with product MNALILAGKKDIGKLENNNKLTNKALLMINEIPMIEYVVNALLESKLVDDIVVVGPEYDLVPFIEKKVKKILDSTDSIIENIKIGLDYFNDDDNILLLTSDIPLITGEIIDRFIKKCEQYNALFYYPIITKETILKKYPETVRSYALLNEGTFCGGNMAIFSRPLFDKNKELLNELYQNRKDVKKYVRLLGIKFLIKYLLKTLTIKEIEEKASLIAGYPVKSITIDDPEVMIDLDKLSDYELILQTINQKNPTTSS from the coding sequence ATGAATGCTTTAATCCTGGCTGGTAAAAAAGATATTGGAAAATTAGAGAATAATAATAAATTGACCAACAAAGCTTTATTGATGATTAATGAAATTCCCATGATTGAATATGTTGTTAATGCCTTACTGGAGTCAAAACTGGTGGATGATATTGTGGTGGTGGGGCCAGAATATGATTTAGTTCCGTTTATTGAGAAAAAAGTGAAAAAAATTCTTGACTCCACTGATTCCATTATTGAAAATATAAAAATTGGCCTTGATTATTTTAATGATGATGATAATATTTTATTGTTAACTTCAGATATACCACTAATTACCGGAGAGATTATTGATCGTTTTATAAAAAAGTGTGAACAATACAACGCTCTGTTTTATTATCCCATTATTACCAAGGAAACTATTCTGAAGAAATATCCTGAAACTGTTCGTTCCTATGCTTTATTAAATGAAGGGACCTTTTGTGGCGGTAATATGGCGATATTTAGCAGACCTTTGTTTGATAAGAATAAAGAGTTATTAAATGAACTTTATCAGAATCGAAAAGATGTTAAGAAATATGTACGCTTATTAGGCATAAAATTTCTTATAAAGTATCTACTTAAAACATTAACCATCAAGGAAATAGAAGAAAAGGCATCACTAATAGCTGGCTATCCAGTGAAGAGCATCACGATTGATGATCCAGAAGTTATGATTGATTTAGATAAGTTGAGTGACTATGAATTGATATTGCAGACCATAAATCAAAAAAATCCTACTACCTCATCCTAA
- a CDS encoding thymidine kinase — MQETCSGGSIEVICGSMFSGKSEELIRRVRRVQIARKKVQIFKPLIDNRYQVQYIYSHNGSKVEATCIKKALEILNEVKPDTEVIAIDEAQFFDRKIVEVCQLLANQGKRVIVAGLDQNFRGEPFGSMPELLAIAEYVDKLHAICMVCGKTATRTQRLVNGKPADYNDPTILIGAKESYEARCRVHHEVINKPAQKS; from the coding sequence ATGCAGGAAACCTGTTCCGGGGGTAGTATAGAAGTAATTTGTGGAAGCATGTTTAGTGGGAAAAGTGAAGAATTGATAAGAAGAGTACGTCGTGTGCAGATTGCCCGAAAAAAAGTGCAGATATTTAAACCTTTAATAGATAATCGTTATCAGGTACAATATATCTATTCCCATAATGGTAGTAAGGTTGAAGCTACCTGTATTAAAAAAGCATTAGAGATTCTGAATGAAGTTAAACCTGATACTGAAGTCATTGCTATTGATGAAGCACAATTTTTTGACCGAAAAATTGTAGAGGTTTGCCAGTTATTGGCAAATCAGGGCAAGAGAGTGATTGTAGCAGGGCTTGACCAGAACTTTCGAGGCGAACCATTCGGTTCTATGCCTGAGTTGCTGGCTATTGCTGAATATGTTGATAAACTTCATGCTATTTGTATGGTGTGTGGGAAAACAGCTACCAGAACTCAAAGATTGGTCAATGGTAAACCGGCTGATTATAACGACCCAACCATTCTTATTGGTGCTAAGGAAAGTTATGAAGCACGATGTAGAGTGCATCATGAAGTTATCAATAAACCAGCCCAGAAAAGTTAA